From Podospora bellae-mahoneyi strain CBS 112042 chromosome 3, whole genome shotgun sequence, the proteins below share one genomic window:
- the LAT1 gene encoding pyruvate dehydrogenase complex dihydrolipoamide acetyltransferase component (E2) (EggNog:ENOG503NVAH; COG:C) has product MLVPVLRRQAVQHVRLARVALPSLTRWYASYPPHTVVKMPALSPTMTAGNIGAWNKKPGDSIAPGEVLVEIETDKAQMDFEFQEEGVLAKVLKDTGAKDVAVGNPIAILVDEGTDINAFESFSLEDAGGDASAPAPKKEQKSESESSAPTPAPTPAPEPESTGPSGRLEPALDREPNISAAAKRLAIENGISIKGLKGTGPGGKITEEDVKKAQSSPAAAGAASAASYQDTPISGMRKSIASRLQSSIVDNPHYFVSSSLSVGKLLKLRQALNSSAEGRYKLSVNDFLIKAIAVASKKVPAVNSSWRDGVIRQFNNVDVSVAVATPTGLITPIVTNVESKGLETISASVKELAKKARDNKLKPEEYQGGTITISNMGMNAAVERFTAIINPPQAAILAVGSTQKVAVPVENEDGTTGVEWEERIVVTGSFDHKVVDGAVGAEWMREFKKVIENPLELLL; this is encoded by the exons ATGCTTGTTCCCGTCCTCAGAAGGCAAGCTGTTCAGCATGTCCGCCTTGCCCGCGTCGCCCTCCCTAGCCTGACAAGATGGTACGCTTCGTACCCCCCGCACACCGTTGTCAAGATGCCCGCCTTATCTCCTACCATGACGGCGGGAAATATCGGCGCCTGGAACAAGAAGCCTGGTGACAGCATCGCCCCCGGCGAGGTCCTCGTTGAGATCGAGACCGACAAGGCCCAGATGGACTTTGAGTtccaggaggagggtgttttggCCAAGGTCCTCAAGGACACGGGCGCGAAGGATGTCGCTGTTGGCAAT CCAATTGCCATCTTGGTTGACGAGGGAACCGACATCAATGCCTTTGAGAGCTTCTCGCTCGAGgatgccggtggtgatgcttcGGCCCCGGCTcccaagaaggagcagaagtCCGAGTCCGAGTCTTCCGCCCCTACCCCGGCGCCCACTCCGGCCCCCGAGCCCGAATCGACCGGACCCAGCGGCAGGCTCGAGCCTGCCCTCGATCGCGAGCCCAACAtctctgccgccgccaagaGGCTTGCTATTGAGAATGGTATCTCGATCAAGGGCCTCAAGGGTACTGGCCCGGGTGGCAAGatcaccgaggaggatgtcaagaAGGCCCAGTCCTCccctgccgccgccggtgctgCGTCTGCTGCCTCTTACCAGGACACCCCTATCAGTGGCATGCGCAAGTCTATCGCTTCGCGTCTCCAGTCCTCTATTGTTGACAACCCCCACTACTTTGTCTCTTCCAGCCTCTCCGTCGGCAAGCTCCTCAAACTCCGCCAGGCTCTCAACAGCTCCGCCGAGGGCCGGTACAAGCTTTCCGTCAACGACTTCTTGATCAAGGCCATTGCCGTTGCCTCCAAGAAGGTCCCCGCCGTTAACAGCTCGTGGCGTGATGGCGTCATTCGCCAGTTCAACAACGTCGACGTTTccgtcgccgtcgccacCCCCACCGGCCTGATCacccccatcgtcaccaacgTCGAGTCTAAGGGTCTGGAGACCATCTCGGCTTCCGTCAAGGAGCTTGCCAAGAAGGCTCGTGATAACAAGCTCAAGCCCGAGGAGTACCAGGgcggcaccatcaccatctccaacatggGCATGAACGCCGCTGTCGAACGTttcaccgccatcatcaacccccctcagGCTGCCATCCTTGCTGTTGGCAGCACCCAGAAGGTTGCCGTCCCAGTCGAGAATGAGGATGGCACCACGGGCGTCGAGTGGGAGGAGCGGATCGTCGTCACTGGCAGCTTCGACCACAAGGTCGTTGATGGTGCCGTCGGTGCCGAGTGGATGCGCGAGTTCAAGAAGGTCATTGAGAACcctcttgagcttcttctttaA